One Siniperca chuatsi isolate FFG_IHB_CAS linkage group LG3, ASM2008510v1, whole genome shotgun sequence genomic region harbors:
- the arhgdia gene encoding rho GDP-dissociation inhibitor 1, producing the protein MAEDEVTPEQLAAIAAENEEPEPVNYKPPAQKSVKEIQDLDKDDESLRKYKEALLGSGVSEADPSVPNVQVTRMSLICETAPNPLVLDLQGDLEAFKKQAFVLKEGVEYKIKISFKVNREIVSGLKYVQQTYRKGMKIDKSDYMVGSYGPRPAEYDFLTTMEEAPKGVLARGNYVIKSKFTDDDKHDHLSWEWNLIIKKDWKD; encoded by the exons ATGGCTGAGGATGAGGTGACTCCGGAGCAGTTAGCAGCCATCGCCGCTGAAAACGAGGAGCCAGAGCCGGTGAACTACAAGCCACCAGCCCAGAAGTCTGTTAAAGAGATCCAAGACCTGGATAAGGATGATGAGAGCCTACGCAAATATAAGGAAGCACTGCTTGGCTCTGGGGTCTCTGAGGCTG ATCCCAGTGTTCCTAATGTCCAAGTGACCCGGATGTCTCTGATCTGTGAAACCGCCCCAAACCCCCTGGTCCTGGACCTGCAAG GAGACCTGGAAGCCTTTAAGAAGCAGGCCTTTGTTCTGAAGGAGGGAGttgaatacaaaataaagatcAGCTTTAAG GTGAACAGGGAGATAGTTTCGGGTCTGAAGTATGTGCAGCAGACATACAGGAAAGGAATGAAGA TTGATAAATCGGACTACATGGTGGGCAGCTACGGGCCTCGTCCTGCTGAATACGACTTCCTGACTACGATGGAGGAGGCTCCTAAAGGCGTGCTGGCCCGAGGCAACTACGTCATCAAATCCAAGTTTACTGACGACGACAAGCATGATCACCTGTCCTGGGAGTGGAACCTCATCATCAAGAAAGACTGGAAAGACTAA